A genomic segment from Malus domestica chromosome 05, GDT2T_hap1 encodes:
- the LOC103435616 gene encoding kxDL motif-containing protein LO9-177-like, with amino-acid sequence MEQTEKETIREASEEISNDFKTLIDAQDLDSLKQLQHIILGRLQDGNAVLSHFNEFSENSFAEVSADFSRNTRRLKSMKTDLEHIFQKLRSMKSRILATYPDAFPDDSKQVLDRRPDLETPL; translated from the exons ATGGAACAGACGGAGAAAGAAACGATCAGGGAAGCGTCAGAGGAGATATCGAATGACTTCAAAACACTAATCGATGCTCAGGACTTGGATTCCCTCAAACAATTGCAGCACATCAT ATTGGGGAGGTTGCAAGATGGAAATGCAGTCCTGTCACATTTTAATGAGTTTTCAGAGAACAGTTTTGCTGAGGTTTCTGCAGATTTCTCGAGAAACACACGCCGTTTAAAGTCTATGAAGACTGATCTTGAACACATATTTCAGAAGTTAAG GAGCATGAAGTCAAGAATTTTGGCTACCTATCCAGATGCATTTCCAGATGACTCGAAACAAGTACTCGATCGAAGGCCGGACCTTGAAACGCCTCTGTGA
- the LOC103435618 gene encoding uncharacterized protein: MFWRMAGLSTASPVETILDKDNFTLEELLDEDEIIQECKALNGRLINFLRERAQVEQLIRYIVEEAPEDAEKRRTFKFPFIACEIFTCEVDIILKTLVEDEELMNLLFSFLEPNNSHSTLLAGYFSKVVVCLLLRKTVPFLQYIQGHQDIVKKLVDLIGITSIMEVLIRLVGADEHMYSNHTEAMHWIQDTNVLEMIVDKFSSSDSPEVHANAAETLCAITRFAPPGLSSKISSPSFIGRLFWHALEDSRPKSVLVNSLSVCISLLDPRRQTLGTYHMYGRQMTHGSTVTANPETVVGMLESLGDLLKLLDVSSVDNTLLTTYGKLQPPLGKHRLKVVEFISVLLTVGSEAAEKELIRLGAVQRILDLFFKYPYNNFVHHHIENIIVSCLESKNIPLVEHLLRECDLVGKILQAEKNFTLAADADKPTVPAEGRSPPRIGNIGHLTRISNKLIQLGNNNSEIQTLLQENIEWAEWQASVLSKRNTVENVYQWACGRPTALHDRNRDSDDDDYQDRDYDVAALANNLSQAFRYGIYNNDELDEGHGSLERDDEDVYFDDESAEVVISSLRLGDDQESGSLFTNSNWFAFEDDRAATDRSTGSLASPSPNTVESSAISGGSDDDVIVGEDDDLVDTATSSPEPGTKPEDSEVAVPNNSPEVGPVETEKPPEWVEWRESSDSGEPSDVLPNGEHQTESADTAKCSPSTSEPLIKDDKVVTEPQAESTVEGTSKPPELSESGNEKPSSESTTSDAAAADVGTKGSQEAAASDKEKDKEGN; encoded by the exons ATGTTCTGGCGTATGGCGGGGTTGTCCACGGCGTCTCCG GTGGAGACAATTTTGGACAAGGATAATTTCACGTTGGAAGAGCTACTTGATGAAGATGAAATTATTCAAGAATGCAAAGCTCTTAATGGCCGCCTAATCAATTT TTTGCGAGAAAGAGCCCAGGTTGAGCAACTCATCCGATACATAGTTGAAGAAGCTCCTGAGGATGCTGAAAAGAGACGAACTTTCAA ATTTCCTTTTATTGCATGTGAGATTTTTACTTGTGAAGTTGATATCATACTCAAAACATTGGTAGAGGATGAGGAG TTGATGAACTTGTTGTTCTCCTTTTTGGAACCAAATAATTCTCACAGCACACTCTTGGCTGGGTACTTTAGCAAG GTTGTTGTTTGTCTGCTGTTGCGCAAGACAGTTCCTTTCCTGCAGTATATTCAG GGTCATCAAGATATTGTTAAGAAGCTAGTTGACCTGATTGGAATTACATCTATCATGGAG GTTTTGATACGTCTGGTTGGTGCTGACGAACACATGTATTCTAATCATACGGAGGCAATGCACTGGATACAAGATACAAATGTGCTCGAGATGATTGTGGACAAGTTCAGCTCTTCA GATTCTCCTGAAGTGCATGCTAATGCAGCGGAGACACTTTGTGCTATAACACGGTTTGCTCCGCCTGGACTTTCTTCTAAAATCTCCAGCCCAAG TTTTATAGGAAGATTGTTTTGGCATGCTTTGGAGGACTCACGGCCAAAATCTGTTCTTGTTAACTCGTTGTCAGTATGCATCTCTTTGCTAGACCCTAGGAGGCAAACTTTGGGAACATATCATATGTATGGCCGTCAGATGACTCATGGATCCACAGTTACTGCTAATCCTGAGACTGTTGTGGGCATGCTGGAGAGCCTAG GTGATTTGCTGAAGCTGTTGGATGTTTCATCGGTGGATAACACGCTGTTAACTACATATGGCAAGTTGCAGCCGCCTCTTGGAAAACATCGGTTAAAG GTTGTAGAGTTCATTTCAGTATTACTTACGGTTGGTAGTGAAGCTGCTGAGAAGGAATTGATTCGTCTTGGTGCTGTACAGAGAATTTTAGACTTGTTTTTTAA GTACCCATATAACAACTTTGTACATCACCACATAGAGAACATAATTGTGTCGTGTTTGGAAAGCAAGAATATTCCTCTTGTTGAACATCTTCTTCGTGAGTGTGACCTTGTTGGAAAAATACTTCAAGCAGAAAAGAATTTTACATTGGCAGCTGACGCGGACAAG ccAACTGTTCCTGCTGAGGGTAGATCCCCACCCAGAATAGGGAACATTGGACATTTAACACGCATATCCAACAAACTCATTCAGCTTGGAAATAACAATAGCGAGATTCAGACGCTGCTGCAG GAAAACATTGAGTGGGCGGAGTGGCAGGCAAGTGTCCTGTCAAAGCGTAATACAGTCGAGAACGTCTATCAATGGGCCTGTGG GCGGCCAACTGCATTACATGATCGAAATAGGgatagtgatgatgatgactatCAAGATAGAGATTACGATGTTGCAGCCCTTGCAAATAACCTAAGCCAGGCTTTCCGATATGGAATATACAACAATGACGAGTTAGATGAG GGCCATGGCTCACTTGAACGGGATGATGAG GATGTCTACTTTGATGATGAATCTGCTGAAGTTGTTATATCTTCACTGCGTTTGGGAGATGACCAGGAAAG TGGTTCTCTGTTTACAAATTCCAACTGGTTTGCGTTTGAGGATGACAGGGCTGCCACTGATCGCTCAACTGGTTCTCTTGCTTCTCCATCACCAAATACGGTGGAGTCTAGTGCTATCAGTGGTGGCAGTGATGATGATGtcattgttggtgaagatgatgactTGGTTGACACCGCAACATCTTCTCCAGAACCAGGAACAAAACCAGAAGATTCAGAAGTTGCCGTCCCCAACAATTCGCCAGAAGTGGGACCCGTTGAAACTGAAAAACCACCAGAGTGGGTTGAATGGAGGGAGAGTTCAGACTCTGGGGAACCATCTGATGTCCTACCAAATGGTGAGCATCAAACGGAATCTGCAGATACAGCTAAATGTTCTCCGTCCACTTCTGAGCCGCTGATAAAAGATGATAAAGTTGTTACTGAGCCTCAAGCTGAATCAACAGTTGAGGGAACTTCAAAGCCGCCTGAGCTGTCAGAATCAGGCAACGAGAAGCCAAGTTCTGAGTCGACCACTTCTGATGCTGCAGCTGCCGACGTGGGAACAAAAGGCAGTCAAGAAGCGGCTGCAAGTGATAAAGAGAAAGACAAGGAAGGGAACTAA
- the LOC103435642 gene encoding 30-kDa cleavage and polyadenylation specificity factor 30-like gives MEDSDGVLNFDFEGGLDAAATVSATAGPANTGPASNYSVMQSDSAVTGAGGAGSNQAAVAQQPNQNANRMGGRSYRQTVCRHWLRSLCMKGEACGFLHQYDKSRMPVCRFFRLYGECREQDCVYKHTNEDIKECNMYKLGFCPNGPDCRYRHAKLPGPPPPVEEVLQKIQHLNSYNYNNSNKFYQQRNAGFPQQGEKYQPAQGPNNFVGKPTTAESGNVQQQQQLQQTQQQVGPAQTQNLPSGLANQANRSALPLPQGTSRYFIVKSCNRENLELSVQQGVWATQRSNESKLNEAFDSAENVILIFSVNRTRHFQGCAKMMSRIGGSVGGGNWKYAHGTAHYGRNFSVKWLKLCELSFHKTRHLRNPYNENLPVKISRDCQELEQSVGEQLASLLYLEPDSELMAISIAAESKREEEKAKGVNPENGGENPDIVPFEDNEEEEEEESEDEEDSFGQVPGAGNDGRGRGRGGVMWPPHMPLPRGGRPMPGMQGFPPGMMGPDAMPYGPDGFVMPNPFGMGPRGFNPYGPRFSGDFTVPNPGMMFRGRPQQPGFPPGGFGIMGPGRAPFMGGPHPGRGGRPTGISPMFPPPPPLLSQNPNWMPKRDPRGASSDRRGQDMTGSAGGPDDEALYGAGNNSRNDDSDSEDEAPRRSRHGEGKKKRRDSEGDATSEH, from the exons ATGGAGGACTCGGACGGAGTCCTCAACTTCGACTTCGAGGGCGGCCTCGATGCCGCCGCCACCGTCTCGGCCACTGCGGGCCCCGCCAACACGGGCCCAGCATCTAATTATTCCGTGATGCAATCAGACTCCGCCGTCACCGGGGCCGGCGGGGCGGGCTCCAACCAGGCTGCTGTGGCGCAGCAGCCCAATCAGAATGCGAACCGGATGGGTGGGCGGAGCTATCGCCAGACGGTGTGTCGTCACTGGCTGCGCAGCCTTTGTATGAAGGGCGAGGCCTGTGGGTTCCTCCACCAATACGACAAGTCGCGCATGCCCGTGTGCCGCTTCTTCCGGTTGTATGGTGAGTGCCGCGAGCAGGACTGCGTGTACAAGCACACTAACGAGGACATCAAAGAGTGCAATAT GTACAAGTTGGGTTTTTGTCCAAATGGTCCTGATTGCCGGTATAGACACGCAAAGCTGCCGGGACCTCCACCTCCAGTGGAAGAAGTCCTTCAGAAGATCCAGCATTTGAATTCTTACAATTACAACAACTCAAATAAGTTCTATCAACAAAGGAATGCTGGTTTTCCCCAACAAGGAGAGAAATACCAACCTGCACAAGGACCCAACAATTTTGTGGGAAAACCTACTACAGCAGAGTCTGGGAATGttcagcagcagcaacagcttcaacaaacccaacaacaggTTGGCCCCGCACAgacacaaaatcttccttctgGCCTAGCTAATCAGGCAAATAGAAGTGCGTTGCCTTTGCCTCAAGGAACATCTAG GTATTTTATTGTTAAAAGTTGCAACCGTGAAAATTTGGAATTATCTGTACAACAAGGAGTATGGGCAACCCAAAGGAGCAATGAATCCAAacttaatgaagcttttgactctgctgaaaatgtgattttaattttctcagTCAACCGGACTCGACATTTCCAG GGTTGTGCAAAGATGATGTCCAGAATTGGTGGGTCAGTTGGTGGAGGGAACTGGAAATATGCACACGGAACTGCGCATTACGGGCGAAATTTCTCTGTCAAATGGTTAAAG CTATGTGAACTGTCCTTTCACAAAACTCGTCATTTGAGGAATCCCTACAATGAGAACCTACCAGTGAAG ATAAGTAGAGATTGTCAAGAGCTAGAGCAATCCGTCGGTGAGCAGTTGGCTTCCTTGCTTTATCTTGAGCCAGATAGTGAACTTATG GCAATTTCAATTGCGGCAGAATCAAAACGTGAAGAAGAAAAAGCAAAGGGAGTCAATCCAGAGAATGGTGGTGAGAATCCAGACATTGTCCCATTTGAGGAcaatgaagaggaggaagaggaagaaagtgAAGATGAGGAAGATAGCTTCGGTCAGGTTCCCGGAGCAGGAAATGATGGCAGAGGAAGGGGCAGGGGAGGAGTCATGTGGCCACCTCACATGCCTCTACCAAGAGGTGGCAGACCTATGCCCGGGATGCAAGGTTTTCCCCCAGGAATGATGGGTCCTGATGCAATGCCTTATGGCCCTGACGGATTTGTTATGCCAAATCCTTTTGGTATGGGCCCTCGGGGTTTCAATCCGTATGGTCCCAGGTTTTCAGGTGACTTTACAGTGCCCAACCCTGGCATGATGTTCCGTGGACGGCCACAACAACCTGGGTTTCCACCTGGTGGGTTTGGGATTATGGGTCCTGGACGAGCACCATTTATGGGAGGCCCCCATCCAGGCCGAGGTGGTCGGCCAACTGGTATATCTCCAATGTTTCCACCACCCCCGCCACTATTATCTCAAAACCCTAACTGGATGCCGAAGAGAGATCCAAGGGGAGCTTCCAGTGATCGGAGAGGACAAGATATGACAGGTTCGGCTGGGGGACCAGAtgatgaggcactttatggtgcTGGAAACAACTCTAGAAATGATGACAGTGACAGTGAGGATGAGGCCCCGAGGCGGTCGAGGCATGGAGAGGGAAAGAAGAAACGGCGAGACTCGGAAGGAGATGCGACCTCCGAGCACTAG
- the LOC103435617 gene encoding DNA-damage-repair/toleration protein 111-like: MLGGLYGDLPPPSSAEEEKASNSTVWSSSTKMAPQTLRKPASIFAPPQTILKAQSKPKSSNSVQPKITASPVVALSPAVIHDDVARPELVGVTSTVLEEYDPARPNDYEEYKRERKKKAMEAEMRRELDRRRQEEEEKERREREERERERERDFGESRNISGEEAWRRRAAMSGAATPSVPRSPSPPSNPDGFTIGKSDSGGLGLGAGGQMTAAQRMMAKMGWKQGQGLGRQEQGITTPLMAKKTDRRAGVIVNASETKPEKKAKSVSLNGPPTRVLLLRNMVGPGEVDDELEDEVASECAKYGTVTRVLIFEITEPNFPENEAVRIFIQFERPEETTKSLVDLDGRYFGGRVVRATFYDEERFGNNELAPMPGEIPGFT; the protein is encoded by the exons ATGCTAGGTGGGTTGTACGGAGACCTCCCTCCGCCCTCTTCCGCGGAGGAAGAGAAGGCCAGCAACAGCACGGTGTGGTCGAGCAGCACGAAAATGGCGCCGCAGACACTCCGGAAGCCAGCGTCGATTTTCGCCCCGCCGCAGACGATTCTAAAGGCACAGAGCAAGCCTAAATCATCGAATTCCGTGCAGCCGAAAATTACAGCGTCACCGGTGGTTGCATTGTCGCCGGCGGTGATACACGATGACGTGGCGCGACCTGAGCTGGTTGGGGTGACGTCGACGGTGCTGGAGGAGTATGATCCGGCGAGGCCCAATGACTATGAGGAGTACAagagggagaggaagaagaaggctaTGGAGGCCGAGATGAGGCGGGAACTCGATAGGAGGCggcaggaggaggaggagaaggagaggagagagagggaggagagagaaagggagagggagagggattTTGGAGAATCAAGAAACATTTCGGGTGAGGAAGCCTGGAGGAGGCGTGCGGCGATGAGCGGGGCAGCAACGCCCTCAGTTCCTAGGTCCCCATCTCCACCGAGTAATCCAGATGGTTTTACTATTGGGAAGTCGGACAGTGGAGGGTTGGGGCTTGGGGCTGGCGGTCAAATGACCGCGGCACAAAGAATGATGGCGAAGATGGGGTGGAAGCAGGGTCAAGGGCTTGGTAGGCAGGAGCAGGGGATTACCACTCCCTTGATGGCCAAGAAAACGGATAGGCGAGCTGGGGTGATTGTGAATGCTAGTGAAACAAAGCCGGAGAAGAAGGCGAAGAGTGTCAGCCTTAACGGGCCACCCACCAGGGTTTTGCTGCTTAGAAACATG GTGGGCCCTGGAGAGGTGGATGATGAATTGGAAGATGAAGTAGCATCAGAGTGTGCAAAGTATGGGACAGTGACCCGGGTGCTTATATTCGAGATAACAGAGCCAAATTTTCCAGAGAACGAGGCAGTGAGGATCTTTATCCAGTTTGAGAGGCCTGAGGAAACGACTAAATCATTGGTTGACCTTGATGGTCGGTACTTTGGAGGCAGAGTGGTTCGTGCCACGTTCTATGATGAGGAGAGGTTCGGTAACAACGAGTTGGCTCCAATGCCAGGAGAAATCCCAGGTTTTACTTGA